Genomic DNA from Chelonia mydas isolate rCheMyd1 chromosome 6, rCheMyd1.pri.v2, whole genome shotgun sequence:
ttttatatttacagtgtaaataggaggtttatttcctgttttcttcTGTAATTGAGTTTTACTTTCTTGGAGATTTCAGCTGCTGTAACCAGAATTTTGTGCACTGGATCGTTTGATCCAAACATCAGGCATGTCTGGTTGGCTGTTTGGTAAAACAACGGGACCTTCACTCCCTAATCCCAATCGGTTTTTCCAAGAAGAGCTGTTTTGCTGGGATGCTGGTAGAGATACGTCAAAGACGGTCTCTCTCAGGTCCAACCTCAGGGTCTCTCTCTTCCCATTCAGGTGACCTCTCTCTGCTGCACAGCAGGAATCAGACACATCTAAGACATTGGGACAAGAACTGGCTGACTCAGCAAGTTTTATGCTCTGCTCAAAATCACTGAGAGAGATCTCACTTGAGACGTTGAGCACATTGAAAGAACTGCTATGAGAACAAAGGCCTCTGTGAAATTTGTAAATTTCAGCTTCAGGGATATTAGTATTTTCTGAGGTATAATCTGACTGTTGTTGAGCAGTGTCTCTAGAACACTGAGATTTATTTAACTGTCCTTCATCTTTCATGCTGGCTGAATAAAGATAATCCAGCATGTATCCATCCCAGGCTTTTGGACCATATTTTTGACATCTACAATCCCTGCAGAGCCTCTCTCCATGAATTTCTGCTTCTGCTCCCGAGCTGCTATGTTTGTAAGGAGAAGATGTTTGCAAGGCAGGGCACTGACAAAGATCTACACGGTGGTCCATTAGAGTCTCCTGCagattctgtctgtctgtttcaaGAGAAGGATGGATTCCTATTCTGGGACACCTGCTGTCTTGGAGCTGTATGTCTTCAGACAGGACAGAAGGACGATTAGACAGTTTGCTTGTGGAAGTGCTGTTGTCAAAACTGTCACTAAGTTTTCTGGCCAAGGGCTGGAGCTCATACTGTTCATTTGCAGTGTTAGACTCTTGCACCTTCCGTAATCTGttctgcttctcttctcccccacagtTAAAGCTTCCGTTTGGCCTGGAGTCATCAGAATAGTCCTTCAAGGCATAGGTGCAAGGCCAAAGGATCTGACCACAGTTCTTCTCTGGGCCAAAGAAGCAGCATAGAGACTGAAAAAAGAAGCTGGCAAATCCACAGCTGATACACTTGATCATCATTATGAATATCCCCAGCTTCCGGTATGCCAGCACTGTGGCAGGCAGCATGATGATACCTGCAGAAAACAGAGCAGATGCCACCATAGCAGTGGCACAGCTCATCTGCTTCAGAGAGAAGGCCACTCGGCTCAGGCGATCAGAATGTGGGCACAAGTGGTAGGAAATACAGTAGTTCACTGTAAAGTCAGTGGAGAGGCCTACTGCTGCTGAAATGAAGAGAGACTCCACTGCATTGAGCTGCCATTCCAACAGCACCAAAAGTCCAACAGTTACCAGGACAGTGCCTGTGATAGCTGTAACAGAGAATATGCTAAGAATAACATTCCAGGTGGTGAGCAGCAGCACCACAAAAGAGATGGTTATGGATAGTCCTATGACCACCATTGTCTCTGTGCTAAGACTGTGCTGGAGATTATATAGCTCTAGTTTACTGGTGTACCATCCATTCTGAAGCCCCATGGGGGCAGTTTTCATTTCCTCTGTTATCCAGTGGCCAATTTCATTGTAGAATTGTTTGGCTTTGCTGTAGTTGAAGCTGTAGTGATAAATAGTTTGAAACTGTAGCACCAAGGCAATTAGGTTTCCCTCTCCATCAAATCTAAGACCCAAATCATAGGTTTCAGCCCCATCTCTGCCTTGTTCCATGATCATCATTTTGATGCAGTGCAGGAAGACTTCGCTTCCATAGGGGAAGGGGAAGTGGTTACAGCAGAGATTGAAGCTGTGATCTTGCTGGGAGCACTGGCGACTGTCCATCCACGTGTGAAACTCCTCCATGAAACAAACTGTAGATTTCTGCTCCAGATCAGAATAGTAGAAAGTTTGATTCTTCACTTTTTGGCAGAACTCCAAGAGCCAGTTTTGAGCTTCAGGATTTTGGATTGTAAATGTGGTATCTTTCACCAGCGTGCCATTGCTCTTAGGATTGAAATGATCCCCGTTGTCCACAGGCAGTATGCCCCAGACTATAGTGATGGGCATGTGTTGTCCTTCTCCATGCTCCAGCCTCTCAAACATGAACTGGTGACAGTATTCTGCATCATATCTCTCAAAGGGATGGCTTAACCTAAACATCTGGACAGATGGCATCTCTAAACTGGGGAGTTTTAGTTTAGGATTAAAACAGGAAATGTAGGCACCCCCTATTGCCAAGGCTGTGAACCAGCAGATCCAAATGTAACGAAACTTTATAACACCACATGGAAGAATCTTCTCAAATAACAGCTTGGAGGTTTCACACAAGGTATTCTGGAGACCCCTGAGTATAtgatggagagagaaaataactCTTTTATGCCCACTATAGTTCCAATAGTCTTCTGGTTTATAAATGCAGTTTGTTGCTATGTAGCGTTCATACAACACAACAGAAGATGGAAGCCAAGTTACCATGAATACTAAATTCACCAATACACAGGTGCCCATATAGATGGCAAAACAGCAGATGGCAATTATATTGCTCATATAGCTGGCATAGAAAGCAGCACCTGTTGTAAAGGAAGACGCCAGCATGAGATACCCAAAGTGGTGCATGGTTTGGCTCATCCACTGCAGGAGGCCTGCAGAAGGATTCTGGCTCTTGCTGAGGCTCCAGAGATCAAAAAACACAAAGGTGTGATTTGCGCAAATGCTACTGAGAATGACAACTGCTGTCAGGTTTACAAAAGGGAAGTAGGTGAATCTGAAGGCCACCTTATACAAGAAGAAGGAGATCATCAAAGAACTGACAACAATCATAAGGACCATAAAAGTAATAAAGATTGAGCGTAAATAAAAAGTCATACTTAGAAAAATGGCTAATATTGCCAGGACTGGATACATGGTATCCAGTAGAAGATAGTGCTGGAATAGTTTCTGTTTAAGACCCAGGTCCATTCCAGTGATTGATGTGTAATTATCAAACAGGTCCCATGACTCCAGGTTGTCCAGGTAGATTTCCATCATAGATGCTCCTTTCTTTGTAGGCAAAAACAGCAGGCTGTATTTCAGTGATGGCACTTGATATTCCATTGTCTGAAGACTGAGAAAGTCTCTGTCAACCAAGAAGTGAAGAAGCTGGTAAATACCACTGAACCGGGTACATTTTTCTGGTACTTTGGCACACTGAGAGTGTTTCTCTCTTCCAGTCCTGGGACCTATGCAAGAAGGAATAAGGATACCTTTGTGGTAGTCTGGGGCACAGGAACGGAGGAGTGCCAGGGTGTGGGAGACATCTGCTTGAGTTATCTCCAAACAAGAAGATCTGTTGTGAAGGACAGCAATATAGTTACCCAGAGACCAGCTTGGGCAGCATTCATTGCCTTCAGTACGTTGACAGAGATTCCCAAAATGAGCATGTGAGCGGATCTGAAAAACAGCCAATAGGAGAACATCAGATTAGACTCTCCCTATAAAACTTTTTACTCTACTGCCTTTATACAGCAGAGTGTTTAAATTCTCACTAGAATTATCCTGTCCTCCTCATGTTTATAAACCCTGGCTCCCCAACCTTTTGTTGACAAAATACAATATATTGTAGCCATTGAAACAAGATGTTTGGACAGCACTTTTTCCAAAACTAAATTAATAGCCTCTGTTATATATTTCTTGCACTGATTTAAGAATTGGGATCCTTCCTCAATCCATTGTCCTACTACTAGTGACAGCAGCTTCCCTCATTTTACATTCATTCTCTGGATTAGGATGACTAAGATGAGAATTTTTAAATCtttatcctttttcttttaagCTTCTTTTTTCTGCACCGCAGTGACGTTCTGTGAAGGACATAAGCAGAAGGTATGGTgctgtaaggataaggccttttcctGCAGCTATAAGGCCTAAAGCCTTTGTCTgcagcagccattagctaagAAGCAGGAAATCACATCCtaacattccatctaaattacattaaaacaaagtaATATCAGGCTATTAAGAAGACGATCCTGTCCTCATAGCACCCAACATCACTAGATAAAAAACCAGATCTTatgatggttaaagaaaacttagtttgatagcattctgtctggcaagaaatcacttatccaTAGTTGTGGTTGAGAAATCcccatttctttattgttttctttttatggtcCCCCTTTCTctattgtgtgtatgtatgatctctgtctggttctttgattgtttctgtctgttacataactGATTTACACCTTGCAAAATTAATTAATGTGGTGGGATatgattggttagagaattttgttacaatatgttaggataggttaataaaatgattggttaaggtatagctaagcaagactgaagtttcactatataaactggttTTTCACAGActtgaagaggttttttttttttaagctaagagcagctagagggttttttgtctatttgcctggagacagaggtgttagttttttttttttgaaggatttttctgtaggctgagaatagctatcagagaacataggtatcatgTTACcacacagcaaaattttacaagccaggttttttggttttgttttgtggttttctttctaactctgaggtgtaaagttagttaaaaacagagaggctaggatgacagaaaccaaggcacaacacaaactggagttaaccagactggaggcagtgaaagagggagaaaaagcccaagaggctgcccacaggagagctatggaggcaaggaaaaaagaactgga
This window encodes:
- the DISP2 gene encoding protein dispatched homolog 2, whose product is MLGPMSVQSNGQVPSSSQDSHQHHLYYHCNQQEPRDSYALPPLPGHGERATLCSHHSSGNSLPASHHETSESQWKQWSHDQQQSRPVQHHIVTVRHDKAFRMPKSYSQVIAEWPVVVLVLCSVTVLVCTLAGLLVGNLPDFSEPLMGFAPRDTDIGRKLIVWKNVQTHTGYQKTLLLSPYTEKNSYGDVGINRGQRFIHGEQEARTRRMVEQDYGKDSFFCGPPGKSYSQLVFMSTTAGSLWNLQAIQSMCQIEQDKIRSHAHFGNLCQRTEGNECCPSWSLGNYIAVLHNRSSCLEITQADVSHTLALLRSCAPDYHKGILIPSCIGPRTGREKHSQCAKVPEKCTRFSGIYQLLHFLVDRDFLSLQTMEYQVPSLKYSLLFLPTKKGASMMEIYLDNLESWDLFDNYTSITGMDLGLKQKLFQHYLLLDTMYPVLAILAIFLSMTFYLRSIFITFMVLMIVVSSLMISFFLYKVAFRFTYFPFVNLTAVVILSSICANHTFVFFDLWSLSKSQNPSAGLLQWMSQTMHHFGYLMLASSFTTGAAFYASYMSNIIAICCFAIYMGTCVLVNLVFMVTWLPSSVVLYERYIATNCIYKPEDYWNYSGHKRVIFSLHHILRGLQNTLCETSKLLFEKILPCGVIKFRYIWICWFTALAIGGAYISCFNPKLKLPSLEMPSVQMFRLSHPFERYDAEYCHQFMFERLEHGEGQHMPITIVWGILPVDNGDHFNPKSNGTLVKDTTFTIQNPEAQNWLLEFCQKVKNQTFYYSDLEQKSTVCFMEEFHTWMDSRQCSQQDHSFNLCCNHFPFPYGSEVFLHCIKMMIMEQGRDGAETYDLGLRFDGEGNLIALVLQFQTIYHYSFNYSKAKQFYNEIGHWITEEMKTAPMGLQNGWYTSKLELYNLQHSLSTETMVVIGLSITISFVVLLLTTWNVILSIFSVTAITGTVLVTVGLLVLLEWQLNAVESLFISAAVGLSTDFTVNYCISYHLCPHSDRLSRVAFSLKQMSCATAMVASALFSAGIIMLPATVLAYRKLGIFIMMIKCISCGFASFFFQSLCCFFGPEKNCGQILWPCTYALKDYSDDSRPNGSFNCGGEEKQNRLRKVQESNTANEQYELQPLARKLSDSFDNSTSTSKLSNRPSVLSEDIQLQDSRCPRIGIHPSLETDRQNLQETLMDHRVDLCQCPALQTSSPYKHSSSGAEAEIHGERLCRDCRCQKYGPKAWDGYMLDYLYSASMKDEGQLNKSQCSRDTAQQQSDYTSENTNIPEAEIYKFHRGLCSHSSSFNVLNVSSEISLSDFEQSIKLAESASSCPNVLDVSDSCCAAERGHLNGKRETLRLDLRETVFDVSLPASQQNSSSWKNRLGLGSEGPVVLPNSQPDMPDVWIKRSSAQNSGYSS